CCGGCTTGTGTGGCTTTTTCAGCTATGAAAGGCGAAATTGCAGACCCTCGTGGAATTGTTTCAGACGATAAATTTCCTTATTCTAAGGAGCAAACTTCCACTTTGGAAATAGCGGAAAACGAAAATCGCAAAAATGGAAACGTCTGGAATTATGCCGATGTTGATAATTTGAATACCGACCAGATGTTTGCAGGAAATTTGACTTACAGCGTTTTAAGTTCTGATCCCGAGTCTATAATGCCACATTTATTTGAAGGTTTCGACAAGAATTTTGTGAAAAACTTAGAGCAAAACGATATAGTAGTTGCAGGTGATAATTTTGGTTGTGGAAGTTCTCGCGAGCATCCTGCCGTAGGTTTGGCTCATGCCGGAGTAAAAGCAGTGATTGTTAAATCTATCAACCGTATTTTTTATCGGTCGTCAATAAATCAGGGTTTGCTTTTGATTGTAAACAGAGAAATTGTTGAAAATTATAAAGCTGGCGATACAGTTGATGTAGATTTTCAGAATGGAAAAATAAAACTTAATGAAAAAGAATTTAAGTTTGAAGCCCTGCCGGAAAAATTAATGCAAATTATTGAAAAGAAAGGTTTGGTTAATTGGATAAAAGATGCTTAGGGTTTGTAAATGAATAAAGTATTCAAATTGAACGAAGATATTTTGTTCATTTTCAAGACGTAAAAGTTGCGAATAGCCACAGTTTATTTAATACTTTTGCAACGAAGAAAATAGATAAAAGAACAAGTACAAATGGATAGTTTATTTGTTTACAAACCCTTAAAATCAGGCACTAAAATACTTTTTAAATAAAAATGCTCTTGAGAAATTAAGGGCTTTTTTTGTTAGAAAAAAGTTAGAACTATTGTCTGGAATAGATTATGGATAGGCTATAAGTTTTCAAAAACCTACAAAAATATTAAAGAAGCGAGAAATTGCTAAGCCCGACTCAGTCTCGATGAAAATTCGGGATTGAACAATATCCCGAATTTGATTTCTAACACACAATTTTCACAAAAAAAAAATTGTTCGCAGAAAAAATAATAATTATATTTGAACATTATTTGCTAAGTAACAATTAGCATAATTAAATGAAAAACAAAAACTCTGAGAAATATTTTAATAGTTCTTGATTTCATTTTCTATCGATAATAGGTTCTTTGATATATTATAAAAATGTATTAAATTTGGACAATTAAACGAATATTAAATTGTATGACATAAAGAACTAGAAAAACATAAAATATTAAGCGTTAAGCTTTTTCTTGTTTTCGAAAACGACCAAATTTCAGAACTGTTACAAGAAATAAGTAAGACGTTCACGCCATAGGCGTGGGCTATTCTTATTTGTAACAGTGGGTGCTTGGTCGTACCTCGAAAGTGGATAAGTTTTAGTTCCACGCTTTTTTATTTATAAATATTAATCTTGCTTTTGGGGCTGGGGCAAACAAAATCAATTAGTTATGAGAATAAAGCTAGCCTTTTTTTATGCTTTAGTACTGGTTACATCAAGTATGTTATCAGCGCAAAACATTATTTATGTAAAACCTAATGGAACAGGTACTGGTAATACTTGGGCAAATGCGATTGCAAATTTGCAAGCTGCCATTGATAGTGCAAATCAACTGACACCCAAGGCAAAAGTTTGGGTCGCTTCCGGCACTTACTTTGGCGATAGCATTGCAGCAAACAATGCTTTTACAATTAAAGAAGGAGTTAATGTTTATGGTGGATTTGCAGGAAATGAACCTCCAAATTTCGACCTTTCTTTAAGAGACTTTGTTATTAATACTTCGATCTTGGAGGGGCAGAATGTTCAAAGAGTTTTAGGTCAGGATTCTGCATTTAGTGACTCAATAATTATAACCGTTTGGGATGGATTTACTATTCAAAATGGATATAATTCAAATGAAGGAGGAGGTGTTAAATTATTCACATATAGCAAAATCTCAAACTGTGTGATTACGAATAATACTGGCAGAAATGGTGGAGGATTGTGGGCAGATAGGGCTACAATCTTCAATTGCAAAATAATCAATAATAGCACTACACCATATCAAGGAAATTATGAGTGCGGAGGTGGGGTTTATATATTTAGCTCTACTATGATTAACTGTAACATATCAGATAATTATGCAGATTTTGGAGGAGGTTTCTGGACAAGGTATTCAACTTTTGTAAATTGTAATTTCTCTAATAATTCCTCATCAACAAATGTTTATTTTGGTGGTGCAGGTGCTGGGTATGTTTGGGCTAGTTCTACATTCATCAACTGTTTGGTAAATGACAATACAACAACGGGCCATTGTGGGGGTGTTTATGTACATAATTGGATTGACGGGCCAACTGATTTCATAAATTGTCATATTGTCAATAATTCTGGAGATGGTATCTATATGCAATACTCTTCTGCTCATACAAATATTGCAAATTGCATAATCTGGGGAAACGATATTCAAATCTCAGGTAGCAATAGTAGAACAATTTCGTATAGTGCAATACAGGGTGGAGCATCAGGAACTAATAATATTGATCTTTCTCCTGAAAATAGCGGGATTGATACTACATCGAATTATGTAACCTTTACTGACCCAATAAATGAAGATTATTCCTTACTTCCTCAGAGCGTTTGCGTTGATACAGGACTCGACAGCATAGTTACAACATTTACCGATATTCTGGGAAACATGCGAATATGGGATGGAAATAATGATAGCACATTTACTGTTGATATTGGAGCTTTTGAGTATGGAGCACCTGCCAGCAGTTGTATTACTAATGAGATTAATATATTGGATTTCAATGATACTTTAGATTTTGGGGTTCTACAAGTTGAACTAACTTTTGATACTTCCTCATTATGGTTGTCAAACGTAGGCGGTTGCAATATAATTATCGACAGTCTGATAGGCTTACAATCTCCATTCTTTATTGATACCGTAGGATATACAGGCCAAATCCTCCCAGGTGATTCAATTGAAATACCAATAATTATTAACAAAGATAATCCTATTGGATTTTATTCCGATACATTGAATGTTTTTAGTAATGTAATCCAATGCTCAAACATAGACTCTGGACTTGTAGCATATTACCCGTTTAATGGTAACGCATACGATGAAAGTGGGAATGGACATGATGGGACTGTAAATGGAGCAACTTTAACAACCGATAGATTTGAAAATTTGAATAGTGCATACAGCTTCGATGGAAACAGTGATTATATTACATGTGGCAATTGGTTTAATTATCAAGATTTCACACTTTCTTTGTGGGTAAAACAGAATGTCCTCTTAGGGGATTATACAATAATCATTGATAATAATCATACTGATTATATTAATTGGGTGATTCAATCTGAGCCGTTTTCAAATACGTTTGGATTTGGAACGGCAACATTGCAAGGAGTATTTTTGACATTACCACAAAATGTATGGAACCATCTGGTTTTTGTAAAGGATGGATATTATGTAAGGGCATATCTCAATGGTGTTTTGCAAGATGAAACTTTATTAACAACTTCAAATGTGAATTATTGTGATCCAAATTTATATATTGCCAGATATGCTGCCGGTGGTAGATTTTTCTCTGGAAAAATCGATGATATAAGAATGTATAATAGAGTGATTTCTAATTCAGAAATTTATGCATTGTACGATGAGAGTTATATTACAAATGTTATTATTCAAGTAGAATTAGTAGATACAGTTCAAATTTTACCTTTAGTTTTATTCGATTCTATACAAAATGTTTTTTGCTTTGGAGATGCAAGTGGTTCAATAGATTTGGCAGTATCTGGAGGAACTACACCATATACATATTTATGGAGTAATGGAGAAATAATTGAAGATATTTCAGGTTTAATCTTAGGGCAATATTCAGTAACAGTAACAGATGCAAATAGTGTTGAAATTATTGAAACTTACACTATCTTAGAACCATTTCCAATCAGTCTTTCGTTTTTATCTACAGATGTTAGTTGTAATGGAGGAAATGACGCCATGGCAATAGTGATACCGACAGGAGGCACATATTTCTTTATTGAGGAATATTGGGCAAATTCTGTATTAGGAGATACCGCAAGTAATTTGAGTTCAGGAACATATTCAGTTACAGTTACCGATTCTGATGGTTGCATTGGAGTTGATAGTGTTAGCATCAACGAACCGGTTGAAATGACAATTATTGGAGTAACTACAGATATTTTCTCAACAGGAAATTCTTTTGGAGCAATTGGCATAACTGTTACAGGTGGCACTTCTCCTTATTCTTATTTGTGGAGCAATGGAAGTTCAACAGAAGATATTCAAAATCTTAATTTTGGAAATTATTATGTAACTGTTACCGATGCCCTTGGATGTGTAACTTCCGAATATTTTTATGTTGCTGAAACTACACAAAACTATTCTCCATGGTCTGTTTCATATACCTCTAACAATCATACAATACTTATTCTTGATACAATATCAATTACAGTTTTAGCTAATCCAGTTGAAATTGGCGACTATATTGGAATATTTTACGATTCTCTCGGAACAGAGGTCTGTAGCGGTTTTAGGGAATGGACTGGAGCTTCTACTGCAATTGCAGCTTGGGGAACGGATACAAATGAAGTATGTGGTTTTGCACTTGGTGAAGAGTTTAAATGGAAAATTTGGGATGCTTCTGAAAACCAGATAATTGAGGCGAGAGCTACATATATGCCTCCTGGCGGAGGAATTGTGGATGAAGGTGAATATGTGATTTGGGGTATAAGTGGATTAGCTTCTCTAAATGCAGGAGAATCTCAGGAAATTGATTTACCTGACGGATGGAGCTATTTTTCTACATATATTGATCCTTTTTATCCATTAATGGATTCCATTTTCAGTGATATTGAACAAAATGTATATCTGGTAAAAAACTCTGCTGGAGATATATATTGGCCTTCGTTTTCAATTAACCTGATAGGAGATTTATTATATTGTGAAGGCTACCAAATAAAGATGGATATTGCTGATACATTAATTGTTATGGGATTTGCTGTAGAGCCGGAAAACGAAATATGTGTGGTTCCACAAGGTTGGTCATTTATTTCTTATTTAAGAAAAGCTTCCACTCCTATTATTGATATGTTAAACAGTATTCTGGGCGATATAATAATAGTAAAAAATTATCATGGAGATATATATTGGCCTTATTGGAGTGTGAACCTGATAGGCGATATGAATCCTGGTGAAGGCTACCAGATTAAGACTACAGTCCAAACCGAATTAACATATCCTGCAAATAATGCACTCACATTTTGGACTTGCGGAGACGATTTTATAGATACAAGAGATAACCAGATATACTCAACTGTTCAAATCGGAAATCAATGTTGGATGGCTGAAAATCTAGATATTGGAGTAATGCAATTTGGAAATCAAGAAATGACTAATGATTCAGTTTTAGAGAAATACTGTTACAATAATAATTTATCAATGTGTACAACATATGGAGGTTTGTATCAATGGGACGAAATGATGCAATATTCTTCGGATCAAGACAATCAAGGAATCTGTCCAATGGGATGGCATCTACCAACTCATTTTGAATGGTGTATATTAGAAACTGAATTAGATCCACAAGTTGAATGTAATGATGAACACTGGAGAGGTGTTGATTGTGGAACTAAATTAAAACAAGGTGGAAGTAGTGGTTTTAATGCTCTCTTTTCTGGCATTCGAAACATAAACGGGACATTTGAAGGTGCTTTCGGTCAGGAATTAAAAACAATCTTTTGGTCCTCAAGTTTAACTTCAAGTACAACACATGCATGGAGACGTTTGCTGGCTGTTGGTTCTGGAGGTGTAAACCTATTCAGTGAACCAAAATCTAAAGGGTTTTCTGTCCGTTGTATTAAAAATGAGCAGAATATTTATAAATCGAAGTTTATTTCGGCACGCAAACCAAGTTATTATTCAGATATCCAAAACACCGGTTCAAATATGACT
This genomic window from Bacteroidota bacterium contains:
- a CDS encoding T9SS type A sorting domain-containing protein — protein: MRIKLAFFYALVLVTSSMLSAQNIIYVKPNGTGTGNTWANAIANLQAAIDSANQLTPKAKVWVASGTYFGDSIAANNAFTIKEGVNVYGGFAGNEPPNFDLSLRDFVINTSILEGQNVQRVLGQDSAFSDSIIITVWDGFTIQNGYNSNEGGGVKLFTYSKISNCVITNNTGRNGGGLWADRATIFNCKIINNSTTPYQGNYECGGGVYIFSSTMINCNISDNYADFGGGFWTRYSTFVNCNFSNNSSSTNVYFGGAGAGYVWASSTFINCLVNDNTTTGHCGGVYVHNWIDGPTDFINCHIVNNSGDGIYMQYSSAHTNIANCIIWGNDIQISGSNSRTISYSAIQGGASGTNNIDLSPENSGIDTTSNYVTFTDPINEDYSLLPQSVCVDTGLDSIVTTFTDILGNMRIWDGNNDSTFTVDIGAFEYGAPASSCITNEINILDFNDTLDFGVLQVELTFDTSSLWLSNVGGCNIIIDSLIGLQSPFFIDTVGYTGQILPGDSIEIPIIINKDNPIGFYSDTLNVFSNVIQCSNIDSGLVAYYPFNGNAYDESGNGHDGTVNGATLTTDRFENLNSAYSFDGNSDYITCGNWFNYQDFTLSLWVKQNVLLGDYTIIIDNNHTDYINWVIQSEPFSNTFGFGTATLQGVFLTLPQNVWNHLVFVKDGYYVRAYLNGVLQDETLLTTSNVNYCDPNLYIARYAAGGRFFSGKIDDIRMYNRVISNSEIYALYDESYITNVIIQVELVDTVQILPLVLFDSIQNVFCFGDASGSIDLAVSGGTTPYTYLWSNGEIIEDISGLILGQYSVTVTDANSVEIIETYTILEPFPISLSFLSTDVSCNGGNDAMAIVIPTGGTYFFIEEYWANSVLGDTASNLSSGTYSVTVTDSDGCIGVDSVSINEPVEMTIIGVTTDIFSTGNSFGAIGITVTGGTSPYSYLWSNGSSTEDIQNLNFGNYYVTVTDALGCVTSEYFYVAETTQNYSPWSVSYTSNNHTILILDTISITVLANPVEIGDYIGIFYDSLGTEVCSGFREWTGASTAIAAWGTDTNEVCGFALGEEFKWKIWDASENQIIEARATYMPPGGGIVDEGEYVIWGISGLASLNAGESQEIDLPDGWSYFSTYIDPFYPLMDSIFSDIEQNVYLVKNSAGDIYWPSFSINLIGDLLYCEGYQIKMDIADTLIVMGFAVEPENEICVVPQGWSFISYLRKASTPIIDMLNSILGDIIIVKNYHGDIYWPYWSVNLIGDMNPGEGYQIKTTVQTELTYPANNALTFWTCGDDFIDTRDNQIYSTVQIGNQCWMAENLDIGVMQFGNQEMTNDSVLEKYCYNNNLSMCTTYGGLYQWDEMMQYSSDQDNQGICPMGWHLPTHFEWCILETELDPQVECNDEHWRGVDCGTKLKQGGSSGFNALFSGIRNINGTFEGAFGQELKTIFWSSSLTSSTTHAWRRLLAVGSGGVNLFSEPKSKGFSVRCIKNEQNIYKSKFISARKPSYYSDIQNTGSNMTLGIPKTSWEIKPQKGSEIGIFSQNGELAGSSVFTGENTAITIWGNDELTSEIDGLQQDEEFLIKIWNGGDEQSLKIISWFEGDEYYETNKISIVEKLSNVIQVTIGTNYKLLQNSPNPFSEITEICFYLPEKAFVKIELFNLLGEKIETIRSDNFDSGNNTIVFDRKNLPAGTYFYRLSSGEFSVAKAMSIE